From the Acidobacteriota bacterium genome, the window TGTCCGCCTTGCCGTCGCCGTCGAAATCGCCCGGCGTGGGGATGTCGAAATATGGCGCATAGTTCGCTCCGAAGAATTTCAGCATCGGCGCGCCTGGTGTGGCGCTGGGGCGGATGTACCAGATCGTATCGCCGCCGCGCCAGATGGCTAGGTCAGTCTTGCCGTCGCCATCATAATCGGCCTGCACCGGCACGTCGCTGTAAGGCGCAAAGCCCGCGCCCCATTGAATGATCTGCTGGCCGCCCGTGCTCAACAACAAATGCCAGTTGCCGGTGCTGGGCCGCCAGACGGCGAAATCAGTGATACCGTCGCCATCGTAATCGCCCGGCACCGGCGTATCGCCGCTCGTGCCCCAGGCTTGAATCACGTTGCCGCCGTCAGAACTCTTGCGCACAAAAAACGTGCCCGTGGTCGGACGCCAAACAGCCAGATCGGTCTTGCCATCGCCGTCATAATCGCCCGGCACCGGCACGTCGAAATACGGCGCGTAGTTGGCGCCATAGAATTGTAGGATAGCCTGTCCATCACCGCTCTTGCGGATGTACCAGATGGAATCTGCGCCGCGCCAGATGGCGTGGTCAATCTTGCCATCGCCGTCGTAATCGCCCGGCACGATGACGTCGTTGTAAGGCGCATAGCCCGCGCCCCACTGCGTCGTTTGCAGCGCGTTGTTGGAAGAATTGAGGGACAGCCAATTGCCATTGCCAGGCCGCCAGACGCTCAAATCGGTTTTGCCATCGCCATCAAAATCGGCGCGCACCAGCCGTCGCACCGTCAGTGACAGATTGCGCGTGCCCGTGCAGCCCGTGGCATCGGTGGCCGTGACCGTGAAGTTGAAGATGCCCGCCTGCCTGGGCGTGCCGCCGAGCGCGCCATTGGTCAGGGTCATGCCCGTTGGCAAAGCGCCCGCGCTCACCGCGAAAAGATAGGAGCCGGTTCCACCTGTCGCATTGATGGTCGTTGTTGCGTAAGGGCGATTGAGCAAGCCTGGCGGCAACGTCGTTGGATTGACGGTGATGACGGGACAGGCGATCACCAGCGTGTACGCTTGGGTGCCGGTGCAGCCGAACGCATCGGTGGCGCTGGCGGTAAAATTGAAGTTGCCTGCTTGCGCGGGTGTGCCGCTGAGCGCTCCATTCGCCGCGAGGCTCAAGCCGGTGGGCAAGGTTCCGGCGCTTAGGTTGAACGTATAAGGAGCTAGGCCGCCGCTGGCGCTGAGTGGTTGGCTATAGGCTGTTCCTGCGATGCCGTTGGGCAAAGTGTTGGGCGACAACGTGAGTGGGTTGCAAACCAGGGTGACCGTCCAGGTGCGCAGGCCCAGGCAGCCATTGGCGTCTTGCGCGCGCACCGTGAAGCTGAAACTGCCCGCGTGATTGGGCGTGCCGGTGAGCGCGCCGTTCGCATCCAGTGATAACCCACTCGGTAACGTTCCGCTCGCGAGGGCAAAGCTGTATGGCGCTACGCCGCCCGTGGCGGTCAGCGTCTGTGAGACGGGCATGCCGACGGTGGTGATCGGCAGCGTCTCGGGGCCGAGTGCGAGGGCCGGGCATAATTCAAACGTATAGGCCGCGCCCTGTGCGGCATTGCCGTTTTGCGTGCAGCCGGGGCTGCCGAGCAGAGCTGTGTTGCCGCTTTGCGCGAGGGCTTGTCCAAAGCTGTCATTGGCCGCGCCGTCGTCGGCAGTTTGGGTCAGCAACTGCGCCCAGGTTGTGCCGCCGCGCGTAAAGACATACGCCGCGCCTTGTGTCGCTAGGCTGCCGGGCGCACCGATGAGGGCGCGGTTGGCGTTTGATTCACTCAGCGAAACAGCAGCGCCAAAGGCATCAAAGGCTGCGCCCGCGCTGGCCGTCAGTTTTTGTTCCTGCGACCAGGTTGTGCCACTGCGCGTGAAGACATATGCCGCGCCGCGTTTCAAATTGCCGTTGGGCGCGCCGATCAGCGCGGTTTCGTTGCTGAGGGCGACAGCCAGACCGAAGTTGTCAGCCACTGCACCATCATTGGCAACCAGCTTTTGCTGTTGCGTCCAGGTCACTCCCGTGCGCGTGAACACATAAGCCGAACCGCGCAGCGTTTGGTTGTTGTGGTCGTCATCCGGCGCGCCAATCAGGGCGGTATTGCCCGCGAGTGCCAGGGCGCTGCCAAAGGCTGCGTGGGCCAGACCATCGCTGGCGTTGAGTTTTTGTTGTTGCGACCAACCTATACCGAGGCGCGTGAAAACGTAGGCCGCGCCTTGATTCCGATTCGCGCCCACCGTGCTGAGCGCGCCGATCAAGGCGGTATCACCGCTGAGGGCGACCGACCAGCCAAACAGATCGTTGGCCGCGCCGTCGCTGGCGCTGAGTTTTTGTTGCAGCGTCCAGATTGAATTGGTGCGTGTGAAGACATACGCCGCGCCGGTACTGGCGTTGCTTATGGCGCCAATCAGCGCGGTGTCGCCGTTGAGCGCGACCGACCAGCCGAAATTGTCATTGGCCGTCCCATCAGGCGCGTGCAGTTCTTGTTGTAGCGACCACACCGAACCGATGCGAACATAAACATACGCGCAACCCTGCTCGGCATTTTCGTTAGCGTCGCCGCCCGGCGCGCCAATCAGCGCGGTGTCGCCGCTGAGGGCGACGGCATTGCCGAATTGATCGCCCGCCGCGCCGGTGGCGGTGGTGAGTTTGAGAGTGGCGAGCGGCGCGCTGACGCGTTTAGCCGCGCGCGCTGGCCCCGGCTTCAGGCTGCACCACGTAGCGCCGCAGAGCAGCGTTAGCAACAAGGCCGGTGTAAATGTCTTCGATCTGGAGTAAGCCGTCATGCGTTTTCGCTTCAGGGAATTTCGTTATGCGGCCAGTCGGGGTGCGGCCTGTGCATTCCACCGGGGCGTTCAAAACAGATGGAAAAGTGCGAGATTGGCAGGGATGAAATTCAATCGCGCGCGAGCAAGACGCTGGCGTTTGGGCAAGAGCAGGGAACCAGCGACGGTACACAATATCGTCTTGGCACGGGAGCCTTGTCAACGATTTTAACTGCGGTGGGCCGTCATAGTTTGATTTGAAGAGAACTGAGCAGCCTTCGCAGGAGTAGCGCAACCCTGCCGAGGTTGCGCGGTCGCAGATGCTTCAAGCTGGGCTTCCAGTAGTTCAATGACGGAAGCTGCGCAACCTCGGCAGGGTTGCGCTACCTACGCCTTCAGTGCGCCCACACGCCGGTTTTCTCGCTAACCTGCAACATCTCCTGCGCGCCGCGAATCACGGCCCGCATCGGGTCGTAAGCAATGGTCAAATCCAGTTGCGTCGCCAGCGAGAGCCGTTCGGGCAGACCTTTGATCAGCGCGCCGCCGCCGGTCAGGTAAATGCCGCCTTCGATCACTTCGCAGGCAAGTTCGGGCGGCAGCATTTCAACAAAGGCCGCCAGCTTGTCCACGATCAGCTCGACCACGGATTCGGCGGCGAACAGTACGTCATAGC encodes:
- a CDS encoding putative Ig domain-containing protein; its protein translation is MTAYSRSKTFTPALLLTLLCGATWCSLKPGPARAAKRVSAPLATLKLTTATGAAGDQFGNAVALSGDTALIGAPGGDANENAEQGCAYVYVRIGSVWSLQQELHAPDGTANDNFGWSVALNGDTALIGAISNASTGAAYVFTRTNSIWTLQQKLSASDGAANDLFGWSVALSGDTALIGALSTVGANRNQGAAYVFTRLGIGWSQQQKLNASDGLAHAAFGSALALAGNTALIGAPDDDHNNQTLRGSAYVFTRTGVTWTQQQKLVANDGAVADNFGLAVALSNETALIGAPNGNLKRGAAYVFTRSGTTWSQEQKLTASAGAAFDAFGAAVSLSESNANRALIGAPGSLATQGAAYVFTRGGTTWAQLLTQTADDGAANDSFGQALAQSGNTALLGSPGCTQNGNAAQGAAYTFELCPALALGPETLPITTVGMPVSQTLTATGGVAPYSFALASGTLPSGLSLDANGALTGTPNHAGSFSFTVRAQDANGCLGLRTWTVTLVCNPLTLSPNTLPNGIAGTAYSQPLSASGGLAPYTFNLSAGTLPTGLSLAANGALSGTPAQAGNFNFTASATDAFGCTGTQAYTLVIACPVITVNPTTLPPGLLNRPYATTTINATGGTGSYLFAVSAGALPTGMTLTNGALGGTPRQAGIFNFTVTATDATGCTGTRNLSLTVRRLVRADFDGDGKTDLSVWRPGNGNWLSLNSSNNALQTTQWGAGYAPYNDVIVPGDYDGDGKIDHAIWRGADSIWYIRKSGDGQAILQFYGANYAPYFDVPVPGDYDGDGKTDLAVWRPTTGTFFVRKSSDGGNVIQAWGTSGDTPVPGDYDGDGITDFAVWRPSTGNWHLLLSTGGQQIIQWGAGFAPYSDVPVQADYDGDGKTDLAIWRGGDTIWYIRPSATPGAPMLKFFGANYAPYFDIPTPGDFDGDGKADIAIWRPTTGTWAAIRSTDGSFLIQGHGQYGDVPVPTR